The following coding sequences are from one Hyphomicrobiales bacterium window:
- a CDS encoding SMP-30/gluconolactonase/LRE family protein, translating to MSVIASNVKQLATGYAFTEGPVWLPDHQTLLFTDIPGNAIHAWHAERGASFWTDDAHFAIGLARATDGRVLSCEHSTRCLSALNVNADGSYGGRDVLARSLGGKVLNSTNDVICTSDGTILFTDPPFGVRAEDGELHGYQQAMEIPGCYVFKVGADADSPAPVLTDIYRPNGLCLSPDERTLYVSDSSEQHHKVLACDISNGWEASNLRDFAVMPVGVPDGMRVDSAGNLWVGGGDGVYVYAPDGSQIAHAPVPEMVTNVEFGGPEMDDLFITAVSSLYHLKSALPGGRAWSYTGR from the coding sequence ATGAGTGTGATTGCGAGCAACGTTAAACAGCTTGCCACCGGCTACGCCTTCACCGAGGGGCCGGTGTGGTTGCCCGACCACCAAACACTTTTGTTTACCGATATTCCAGGCAACGCTATCCATGCCTGGCATGCTGAACGCGGCGCATCATTTTGGACAGATGACGCGCATTTCGCGATCGGGCTTGCGCGCGCTACCGATGGCCGCGTGCTTTCCTGCGAGCACTCCACCCGCTGCCTGTCGGCTCTGAATGTAAACGCCGATGGGTCCTATGGCGGGCGTGACGTTCTGGCCCGTTCGCTTGGCGGCAAGGTGCTCAACTCCACCAATGATGTGATCTGCACATCCGACGGCACCATTCTCTTCACCGATCCGCCTTTTGGCGTACGCGCTGAGGATGGCGAACTTCACGGTTATCAGCAGGCCATGGAGATTCCAGGCTGTTATGTTTTCAAAGTCGGTGCCGATGCAGATAGCCCAGCACCAGTTTTGACCGACATCTATCGGCCCAACGGGCTGTGCCTCTCGCCCGACGAACGCACGCTCTATGTCAGTGACAGCTCCGAACAGCATCACAAGGTGCTCGCCTGCGATATCTCCAATGGTTGGGAGGCGTCGAATCTACGCGATTTTGCCGTTATGCCGGTTGGTGTGCCCGACGGCATGCGGGTCGATAGTGCCGGCAATCTTTGGGTTGGCGGCGGCGATGGCGTATATGTCTACGCGCCAGATGGGTCACAGATTGCGCACGCGCCTGTGCCCGAAATGGTCACGAACGTCGAGTTCGGCGGACCGGAGATGGACGATCTTTTCATCACGGCAGTATCATCGCTCTATCATCTGAAATCTGCTCTGCCTGGTGGTCGCGCCTGGAGCTATACCGGGCGGTAA